The DNA window tctgatgAGTGCATCCTCACTAGTGGTCCGACTTCCTGACAAGGCAAACTTCCCACTAGCTTGCTCCTTCTTgggcttctgacacttgcttTCAATATGTTCCTCTTCACCGCAGTTGAAACAAACCATCTCCTTATGCTTGCATTCAGACGCTTCATGTCCAATCTTACTACAACGGAAACACCTCTTAGTACCAGCATTACACACAGGGCTCTTGTGATTAGctttgccacacttgaagcacacaatactagcaggagcatctcccctaATAGTTCTATTGCCCCCAGTAGATTTCTGCTTCCCTTTACCAGATGAAACATCATAAGGCTTGCCACGGCCTTGTTGACTCTTGTCCCTGCTTCTCACTAATAACCCGATAATGAGCACAGTTGTCTTCCTCATAAATCCGACAACTATAAACCAAATCAGCAGAGATACaaatcttctggtaactaatcaCCTTCTTGATTTCCGGGTGCAATCcgttctcaaacttaatgcacttcGAAAATTCACCAGTTGGTCCATCATAATGTTGATAGAACTTAGCcaactcaccaaacttagcagcatactccacaaccgACTTATTCCCTTGCCTCAACTCAAGAAATTCGATTTCCTTCTTTTAACTGACATCCTCCGGAAAGTACTTCGTGACGATCTCCCTACGAAACACAACCCAAGTGATCTCCTAACCAACAATCTCTAATATCTGACGAGTCTTTAGCCACCAGTAATCAGCCTCAACtactagcatatgagtcccatatcGAAACTTCTGATATGGAGTACAATCCATCACACAGAagattctctcaatctcctttagccatgtcaatgcgccatcaggGTCATGAGTTCCCTTGAAATTAGGTGGATTATCCCTATGGAAGGTAGCCGAATTGCGAGAAGCAGAATTCTCACCAATATTCGTCTGATGTtccaaagcttgagccattgcttccaaagcagcagcaatcGCAGCATTATTCCTTCCAGCCATCTCAACCCGTaactacaacacaaaagcaattAACACAAATAACAATATGAGTATTGTTAGATAacactacgacacgacacatggTCGGATGAACcgacttgctctgataccactaatgtaacactccaattctaccccgcaattaaTAGGAAAATTAGAGTGCAAAATCTTTAAACCCAATAACATGATTTGAGGCGTCACATTTATCAACTAAGAATATATCACAAATCATGCTCATGATCataaatacataacacatataacaGAGGAAACATACTTCATTAAACATTCAACCAGAAATAGTTCATAATAACGCAACGGAATTCAAAGAACAACATAAATTCAAAGTCATAATATCTTTGCCCATAAGTCGACAACTATCCAACACGTCTCACAAGAAAACATCTATAAAATCCAACAAGATGTAACAACATAATCAAAACACAACGATATAAAGCAACAATCATCACAAacgtcccccgagtgctacgtatcagagcataaacacGCCGACTCGAGCAATAAGGTAAACGACTACTCTGCGTtgttacctgcatgttaccaacaaagggtaacattcaaacaaaaagggtgagatatcaaatagtATAaggaaacgtatgataatattcatggcaagaaaagatcatacatggttcaccacttctcatcacataacatcttacaacaattttcatcacaaacaacattattattattcaattacGATAGCATATATAATAGCACAACTACATCATTAATATATCACAACATTCACATCATAATCACAAACATTCAAAATGTGACtcaacttatgcaaatgcatgtggtaccatttggagtaaaactcccatctCAAACATTGCCACTGGGGCCATCGTCGTTACCATTTTCTGGAAAATAGTCGTTGAcatctttcaggctaatagtctttgccatctttcaggctaaAAGACACTTATGCAATGGATGCAACACAATGATGCACATCCATAAAACACACATTTACAACACATCACAACATTGGCTAAACATCATTACCtttatagtaattcatcacttcacattcacgtcgctatgttgtatcatcatacaacaatgtcTCACTTCACAATAACAATCACAACATCAAACGAAACAATTTAAGAAAAGATTCAAAAATATATCCAAAGGTTTTCAAGTCATATCCATTagaaagacattggttagagcttcacggaggttcaaacgacacttaaaaatgaGTTACAGATCAAAAAATACAACAAATAGAAGTTTCGAAAAagtttccaacaacaaggttcGCTTAGCGAACTCAAGTGCGTTTCTCTCAACTAAATCCAGAAACTTTCAGTTTTCGCGTCTCCGCCTATCAATCTCgcgaattttcaaattttcactCAGCATCCACTTAGCGAGCCGAGGCCGATTAGCAGACATGCGATTATGTAGAAAAATATCTGAACCAAACAGACCTGCGCAACCACACTTTCACCATCCAAAACCATCATCATTTAGCAATTAAAGGCATATAACAACATTatctaacatcattcatcaacattcatcattatAAACACGATTTCAATCACAATTTCATGAAAATCCAACATAAACCCTAAGATTGTACAACACATAGTCATTgataacaacatacaatcaaaaccccactctaaacatcatcatacaactcCTTATCATGAAAGAATTTCACATTTGCCTTGGGTTTTGGATTGAAGTCAACTCTATTCCCTTCAATTCTCTtattttgttaaacccttactaatTCTCAATttgctaatgggctctaattagcacCTCCCAACTAATAATCCTATCATAGGCCCAATAACTAATAACTCACTAACTTatgttatttactaataattccaaaataaataacacaaagtCAATTTAACACacaattatcaaataattcacATAACACACATTCAAATAAAATACGTAATTAAAAACGGCCGTTACAATACAAACTTTCTTgcaaaaaatcatgaaaaaaagtGATTTCTAGGTCATAATAATGATGTGTTTGAATTAGCTACGGATTAGCTATATATTAGCTACTAATCCTGTATTTTTATATGATGTTCATGTTAGCGACGAATTTTGCGACAAAATACTGGTcgctataaataaaatttatatataaatataaaatgggGACAAAATGTCGCGTGGCAATAACTAATAACTCACTAACTTatgttatttactaataattccaaaataaataacacaaagtCAATTAAACACacaattatcaaataattcacataacacacaaaTAAAATACATGATTGTGGCACATAAatttattccaaaataaaataatgacAAAATTTCATCTGATGTAAAGCTGAAACTTAATAGTAACTTTTTACAATCTGCAACTGTGGCACCAAAAACATGATTGCTAAATTAGCAAGTGTATTGATTTTGTCTAATGtaaattaaacttttttttttttaattttatccttAGCGTcaacaaattaaaaattatatatatatatatatatatatatatatatatatatatataacaatttcatttcaaataaaaataatactaatatttataaataaataatattatattttttgtaatatgtaaattaaaataaatatcatgttACAGTAAAATATACacataatatttatttatctaaagagttaaatatatatatacacaccctagaattcatgattttttcaagaaaaattaaaattatttatttaatagagttaattatttttttattatagaaaattattagttttattacaaatttataaacttaaaaatattttacaaaataattttaaaaaaatatagttattatatatatatatatatatatatatatatatatatatatatatatatatatatatatatatatatatatatatataatgtaataTGACTCTCTCACATTTATTGAAttattgaaaataatgaatttaataaaaaatttaaatttttatgatAAAGAGATTCAAGCCATACCCCATATGTAAAGAGGACACATAATTTTATTGTTAGAATTTACACCTTCACTGATGTATAAGAATAAGATGAAAGAAAAGTTAcagaaaaattagaaaaaaaattataattaacttTTATTCTCAAACTCAATTATGTTATAAATGAGTAATCACTCTAATAAATTGAATGCAACTTTAGTTTATATATACAATCAAATTCAAATGTAAATCAAATTAAACTTAAATACAAATGAAATTTAAATACTAATGCTGAATTTAAGTTACATCTAACACCATTCATCAATTCACATTTGAAAATTTtagtaactcacacgcgatgtcttactggatgttatgacatccacaataacACAAAATAATACTTTAAGACAGAAaaacataaaacagtaaagaacacagagAATtctttacccagttcggttcaaccaacctacATCTGAGGGCTACCAAGTCATGGAGAGAATCCAATATGAACAGTATTAATTCAGAACTAAACTcacccgtttacaactcctcacttaatacctacccaatgcaattccaatctagtgttagacctgagtatctccactcacttcccctcaatcacaacagtgattacaaacagactttaatcaaaagagagaaaacacacttcaaaaacacacattgatctttaaaagcttcaatcaagatatATATAccctttaaaataattatatattttcaaaattattttataaaatattagtaaagataataatatttttctataattagaaaaaaatcTCATTGACACTATTTagtaaataatttgaaataatatgaaaatgaattttttatatgagaatgtgataatgaatctgaaccattaaattttaaaataaatggtggagattacgtgagaatctttttttctctctcctagatcatttattttaataatcgagaagagagaaaaaaagattcacacataatctctaccatttattttaaaatctaatgattcagattcattatcacattctcatataaaaaaggtattctcatattatttcaaattatttactAAATAATGTCAATGAGATTTTTTCTAATTATAAAACAATATTATTATCTTtactaatattttataaaataatttagaaaaaatataattattttaaaggatatatatatatatatatatatatatatatatatatatatatatatatatatatatatatatatatatatatataaaatattaagtaTCCTGTATGAACCAAATACATGATAAGATAAGTCTTATCATGTTTGTATTATATCCTATTCTTATCCTGCTTGATATCCTATCATGTCTCTATCATATTCTACGCGTCAAACTCGACCATAACGTTTGTAAGATATTATAACATATGCAAtttagtttggtttgattttgtttCTAAAATACAAAGTGCAAACTTAAATGAACCGTGGTTTTATTAAAATATGACCCAAATACATTCGAACCAAATACAACATGATTtagtttgattaataattttttattggacTGGTTCAATTTTGAACACTCTAGTGTCAATTGATTATTGAGCAAACTTATTTAAATTCATTCTTTAAACAAATTTattgaatatgattttttattttctcaAACATTTTTATAAGTATAATCTTCATCATGCCTAggatttttttatgttatttttttaaaaaaaaaattaaaattgatttaaaatttttcaaaacaaaattcattaaaaaaaccaTTATAATTATtccatttgtttttttaattgtcCTTTTTGTGTaagattctaattttttttactgTCATTTTCAAAGTTCAACGTAATATTAATGGTCTATTTATCAAAATTGTCCCTAATTATTCATTGAAAAGGGAGAAAAAGTTAAACGAGTTAATAAACAATTAATGATATTATAGATAAAAAGACAATCATTACTTACCGAGAAATTAAAGTTACTAGTTTTATTGATTTGCGGAAAAAGTCAAAAATAGATAATTAAAAAGGAGAAAGATTaagagtattttttttataaaaatgatttttattgaaaataatttacaaataacttttttagaaaaaagttcaaataaaaaaatgaattaataatcattcttaaaattttattttagatatctctttttttagtataatttttttgaatatcaaaattttaaaaaatcagttaaattttaatttttttttaaaatttataattttgataTTCAATAATACATAGTTGTattaaaaaaatgtcaaaattagtattttaatttataaaaaaaattttaaaaaactttcAACATTTTAAcaacatttttataaaaattatttttaaaatacagagaaatctactttttaaaattaaaataaaatgttctaAAATTCATTAATCTCAAGGATAGGCTAAAAGCTTGTTTTTAATgatcataaaaaacaatttaaaacaatttaataatttatagattaacttttaaattttttaaaatctattttgtgTTTGCTAACCATTAAACTTTTTGAGCTTTTATTTAAAAACCTGTATAAAAATTATTCAGAAACGTATTTTATTAAATTACATTAAaacagtttttcaatttttttagattCTCATTACAAAAATATCCttaagactatgtacaatggtgacattattcaacaccctactttttcaatttttatcttccacatcatcttctctctcttccacctaataattcaacacctattcaattttttttcactacaatggttttgtttaataaaattcaacaccctacaccacatcatattcttattttcttttaaagttttgtttttatgattatatattaatatctattatcaattaaaattaaattaaaataattaatatttaaacttttttttttaaatttaataatttatttattttttttaattttctattcttaattttttttcttgcaagtaataaataagagatgtaaaaatagttatttttaaaaaaaataaaattataaaaaaacttaaaaatgcaataaatctaaataatgaattttgataaaaataaaaataattttctattcttaataaattttgataaaaataaaaataaataaaaaatttatttactatgaaataattaattttaaatgattaaaagaaaataaaatctaaataatcacaacaactaataaaattgtgtaaagtgttgcatgtggccccacttttttctcattcaacatgttgaatcttttcaacaccaattaatccacatcacattaaacacctcattcaacaaaccatcgtagacattcaactattgaataattttttcaacaccccatTGTAAATGGTGTAACAAAccaataatttttttgtaaaaaaaatcatttcactGAAAAAAAGCTCTTAAaagttaaaattgaaaaataatcacttaaatttttttaatgtctTAAAAAGTTAAAAGAACACAGTAACCAAGACTCTCAACAAATCCCTTACCCGAATTCAAATCCCTCCGTCCGTCCATGCGAACTGCATGGCTCCACCGTCCGAACCTCATCGCCGCCGTCACCACAACCACAACCACATCTCCTCCTTCTTCCAATCCGCCGCTTCAAATTTCCTCTCTCTCTTCAACCAACCCAACCCTCCACCTTCACCTTCCCATTCGCCTCAACTACCCTCCgcactctctctccctctcttttTCGCGCCACCTCTCTCCGCTCTGACGTTCGAGTCCACCTCCGAGTCAACTCGCCCTTCCGCCAAATCGGTTAGAGTCTCGAGGCTCAATTCCAATGTCAAAGGTGGTGGAGGGCCCGCTTTTGTTGGTCAAGTTTTCAGCATGTGTGACCTCTCTGGAACTGGTCTCATGGCTGTTTCTACTCACTTTGATATTCCTTTCATcactaaaaggtttttttttttttttttttttgaattttcgttACTctttattttcagtttatcttttgagttttatttttaaGCTGTTGTTATGTTTGTGAAATTGAATTAAGATTGAAGTCGTaactttttttgttgttgtaattttatatatatttttaattgatggATAAGATTAGCTTGGTTAGTTTATTGCATAGTTATATAAATAATAGTTTGTGGAATCCACTTTTGATTCAGTAGTAATGTATTGATTGTTTTTGGAAGaaccaaaagcaattctagaggtgtagaattgattttggaatgATTTTGAGGCGTTTGGTTCTCTTTAAGTAGAATTGTTTCTGTCTTCAGAATTGTTTGGTTCTCTTTAAGTAGAATTGTTTCTGtcttcagaattgattctacttgaagctagaatttgtagcttttgagtttaacgtgatttttacattgaaatttattattcaactcattTCTACAGAAACAATTTTATagaatcaattcattcaaaatcaattcatttcACCGCAGAACCAAACGCATGCTTGAATGAGCTTCTAGTTCACGAAAGCTTCTCTATTGTTATAAATATATGGTTTTTACTCAAAGAAAAGCTGTGTTGTTGACTAGCAGTTATAGCTATAGCCTATAGTGCTATGGTACAACAAAATTTGAACATACCACTAGGTTTTATTAGAGTTTTGCCAAATAACAGTAATTGCTAGTAGAATTTGAACAAACTGCTATTTTCTGTGATAGTGTGATTACCGATTGACAATAGAATAGTtcttatatgattttaatttataTGAGAAACTGTTGTTTAAAAACGGACTCTTACTGCaagattcttttaatattttttactatAATTGTTTCTTATGAAATTTATTCAAGCCGGCACTGAAAAGAACTTTTTTTCCGGTTTTCTAAAGAACAGAATATACTTAGGTGTTTGTTATGTAGGTGTGATGCCCGTGCTTTTAGGGTTTCCGTGTCTGATTATGAGGACATTTAAATCACCTTGCATTTGTAAGCAAATACGACCTAGTGTTTGGTTTCATTTAGCAAATCTAGGCATCCAATAGAGATGTTAAGAGTAAGGCTAATGTCATTTAAAAACTGATGTAACGAATACGAGGAGTCTTGCTTAGGAAATCCAAGATGCTTGGCAGTTGTGGAACAAAAATTGTAAATCTGTGTCCTTTGTATTAGGGATTGAAATTGTGGCTTGTGTTTGTTTAGTACCTCATTAAACTGAAGCATAGATTAAGCTGTTACCATCCATTATTTTTCTAAAAGCATACTATTTCCGCCTGTTATCTTATTTTCTGCAGAACCCCAGAGTGGCTGAAAAAAATGTTTGCTGCAATCACCAAGAGTGAGAGGAACGGCCCTGTATTTCGCTTTTTTATTGATCTAGGAGATGCAGGTTAGTTCATCGACAGTCCCCCTTTTATACGTGCCTTTAGTTTGCTTGTAACATTTTCAATCCATTAATGTCTTGTCATATTCTTCAAAGTTTTTCTTCATAACTTGATGAATCTATTGTTGTtgtcatatgcttcaaagtttttCTTTATAACTTGATGTTCGAAGTTTTTCTTTATAACTTGATGAATTTAGGGTTGTGAGTTGTGTCGATGTTATCTAATTATCATTGATGTCCTTTAACTGCGACCTAGGTTAGCTGATTTCCCGTTTTCTATAGCTCATTCTCTATGCATGTACTTTTAGCCTTAGTAGGTTTCTGTTTGTGGAGATGCTTAATTTATAATTCCAATATATTCAGCTGCTAGTCAAGATGCCAATAAAAAtactttattcatttttattttgtgaAATAGAACATGAAATACAAGCTGATGGTTAGTTGTTAATCACTCTTTCTTATTTGTTTCTCTGGGGGATGGAAGGGGGTTgactttaatattttaaaaaataaaaattcattagAATGAACTGAGGAAGATCAAGCTAAGGGTCTTCCACAACTTAAAAAACTAGGTAAACGAATATGTAACAGGATGCCCAATCTCTGCATATTTAAAATGGAAACCCCATTAAAGCAGCCATGTGCAGAACACCAATAGTGATCCTAAAACAAAACCCTATCCCATAAGATAAGTGGCAGAGAGGTACCCCTAAAAATTTGTACATTTGGCTCGACCTAGATGCATCAATGTGTGACATATGATGCATACAGCGTAAAATTTTACTTGCTTACCTTTTCCAAGCTTTTATGATACACCGGTGTTCTAGAGTGAAGAgataaaacctaaaccctaaggctatgtttgggagtttggaggggaagggaggggagggctttgaaaaatatgaaga is part of the Vicia villosa cultivar HV-30 ecotype Madison, WI linkage group LG2, Vvil1.0, whole genome shotgun sequence genome and encodes:
- the LOC131650756 gene encoding uncharacterized protein LOC131650756 — translated: MRKTTVLIIGLLVRSRDKSQQGRGKPYDVSSGKGKQKSTGGNRTIRGDAPASIVCFKCGKANHKSPVCNAGTKRCFRCSKIGHEASECKHKEMVCFNCGEEEHIESKCQKPKKEQASGKFALSGSRTTSEDALIRGTCFINSIPLVTIIDIGATHCFISTDCVDRLGLVLFAMNGEMVVDTPAKGSVTTSLVCLKYPVSIFDRDLVVDFVCLPLRGLDMILGMNWLEHYHVHINCYDKSVRFSSPEEEGVELL